The genomic window GCTCGCCGGCCGAGAAGTGGCCGAGATCGGCGGCTATCCGGCGACGTTCCACGTCCGCGATTTCCTCGACTGCGTGAAGTCGCGCAGCCTGCCCAAGGGGAACGCCGACGCGGCCTGCTTCGCTCACATCGCCTGCCATGCCGCCAACATCGCGCTGTTCCTCAATCGCCGCGTGAAGTACGACCTCAAGAAGAACGAGTTCGTCGGCGATGACGAGGCCAACCGCCTGCGATCGGAGGCCCTGCGTGAGCCGTGGAGACTTTGAGAATTGTCTTGATCGTGTGACGTTCATCCCTTCGACCCGTTTTTCGCCGCCCAGCCATGCCCACCACCCGACGCTTAACCTGTTTTGTCGTTTCTTTTCTTTCCGCACTTGCGGCGATGGCCGCCATGCCGGCGTCGGCCGCCGACGCGCCAAAGACCCCGCCCGCAAAAGAGCCGGAACTGATCGCCGTGCTCCGCTCCGACGCGCCCAAGTCGGAAAAAGCGATCACCTGCAAGCGGCTGGCAGTGTACGGCAGCAGCGAGTCGGTGCCGGAGCTGGCCAAGTTATTGAGCGATGAGCAGCTTGCTTCGTGGGCGCGGATCGCGCTGGAAGCGATTCCCGGTTCCGCCTCCGACGAAGCGCTTCGCAAGGCGCTCGATTCGCTGCACGGCAAGCTGGCAGTGGGCGCGATCAATTCGATCGGCGTTCGCCGCGATGCCTACGCCGTCGATGCCTTGGCGGCGCGCTTGAAGGATCCCGACGTTGAGGTCGCATCGGCCGCCGCGGTGGCCCTGGGCCATATCGGCGGACCGAGCGCGACTCCTGTTTTGCGGCGGTCGCTGGCCGGCGCTACGGCGAAAGTCCGCTCGGCCATCGCCGAAGGCCTGGTGCTGTGCGCCGAGCGGTCCCTTGCGGAAGGCCGCGATGCCGAGGCGGTCGAAATCTTCGACGAGGTTCGCAAAGCCCAGGTTCCCAAACAGCGAGTCTTGGAAGCGACCCGCGGCGCTATCCTGGCCCGAAACGAAAAGGGAATCGCGTTGCTCTCGGAGTCGCTCCGCTCGCCCGAAAAAGCCCTGTTTCAACTTGCGCTGACGACGGCCCGTGAGTTTCCGGGCCGGCAGATCGACGAAGCCTTGGCCGGCGAGTTGAGCAGTCTCTCGCCCGATCGGGCGGCGCTGGTCATCCAAGCCATGGCCGATCGCAAAGAGACGGTCGTGTTGCCGGCCGTGTTGCACGTCGCCGGCAGCGGTCCCAAGGAAGTGCGTATCGCTGCCATCGCCGCTTTGGGGCGCGTGGGGAATGCCTCGTGCGTTTCCACGCTGCTGGACGCGGCCGTCCAGTCCGATCTCGACCTGGTGCAGGCCGCCAAGGCCGCCTTGGCCGACATACCGGGCGACGCCATCGATCGCGACATTGTGGCCCGCCTCTCGCAGGCACAGGGCAAAACCTACGCTTTGCTGATCGATGTCGTCGGAGAGCGGCGTCTGAAGGCCGTGCCGGAGCTGTCGAAGGCGCTCGGTAATTCTGATCCGGCAATTCGTGCCGCCGCCCTGCGATCGCTGGGCGAAACGGTGGGGCCGAACGAACTGCACTTGCTGACCTCGGAAGTGGTGTTCCCGAAGCACGCGGAAGACGCGGCGGCGGCCCAACAGGCATTGAAAGCGGCCAGCATCCGCATGCCCGACCGCGAGGCGTGCGCGCAACAGCTCGCCGCGGCATTGGAAAAATGTCCCGCTGCGACGAAGCCGACGCTGTTGGAAATCCTGGGCGCGGTGGGTGGAACGAAAGCCCTGGCGGTGCTGGGCACGACGGCGAAGAGCGGCGACGACCGGCTTCAGGACGTGAGCAGCCGCCTGCTGGGCGAGTGGATGACGATCGACGCGGCTCCGGTGCTGCTCGATCTGGTGAAGACCGCGCCCGGCGACAAGTATCAGGCGCGTGCGCTGCGGGGTTACATCCGCATCGCCCGGCAGTTCACCATGTCGCCACAAGAGCGCGACGCGATGTGCCGGGCGGCCTACGACGCTTGCCGGCAGCCCGCCGAACAG from Pirellulales bacterium includes these protein-coding regions:
- a CDS encoding HEAT repeat domain-containing protein, with product MPTTRRLTCFVVSFLSALAAMAAMPASAADAPKTPPAKEPELIAVLRSDAPKSEKAITCKRLAVYGSSESVPELAKLLSDEQLASWARIALEAIPGSASDEALRKALDSLHGKLAVGAINSIGVRRDAYAVDALAARLKDPDVEVASAAAVALGHIGGPSATPVLRRSLAGATAKVRSAIAEGLVLCAERSLAEGRDAEAVEIFDEVRKAQVPKQRVLEATRGAILARNEKGIALLSESLRSPEKALFQLALTTAREFPGRQIDEALAGELSSLSPDRAALVIQAMADRKETVVLPAVLHVAGSGPKEVRIAAIAALGRVGNASCVSTLLDAAVQSDLDLVQAAKAALADIPGDAIDRDIVARLSQAQGKTYALLIDVVGERRLKAVPELSKALGNSDPAIRAAALRSLGETVGPNELHLLTSEVVFPKHAEDAAAAQQALKAASIRMPDREACAQQLAAALEKCPAATKPTLLEILGAVGGTKALAVLGTTAKSGDDRLQDVSSRLLGEWMTIDAAPVLLDLVKTAPGDKYQARALRGYIRIARQFTMSPQERDAMCRAAYDACRQPAEQKLVLEVLKRYPSEATLRLAVQAAEVPPLKDDAVAAVLAIGKKLPGHEKEIRAALDKAGVEKVNVEIVKAEYGAGSKQKDVTAALRKQVVGVPLISLPAPDYNTAFGGDPASGTPKKLKIQYRINGKAGEATFDENAPIVLPPPK